The following is a genomic window from Verrucosispora sp. WMMD573.
GCCGATCAGTACCGGTGACCACCAGGGCAGCTCGAAGGCGGCGGGAGCGCCGATGGTGGCGAGCACCACCGCCACGCCGGCCACGTCCCAGCGCCACGGCGGTGGCAGCAGGATGCCGGCCGCGACCGCGAGCAGCACCAGGGCGATCGGTCCCTGCCAGGTCGTACCGCCGGTCGGCGCGGCCGGCCAACCACTCAGGTCACCGTTCCAGATCGGGCCGGGGGTGGCCAGCACGCCGAGGCCGCCGCGCAACGCCATCCAGCCGGCCAGCAGCCCGATCAGCACCCCACCGACAGCGAGGCCGAGCACCGGGCCTCGTCGCCACTCCTCCGGCATCGCCCGGGCCGCCACGGCGACCACCAGGACCAGCGCGGCGGCGACGGCGAGCTGCCCGCTCGGCGCGAGCACGGCGCCGATCCGGAGCAGGGTGGCGACCAGCGTGGCGGTCACCGCGGCGGCTGCCAGGTCGGAACCGTCCAGGGTGAGATCCGAGCGGCGGCCGGTGTCGATCGACGGAGCCAGATAGAGCAGCACCGCGGAGACCAGCAGCAGCGCCCCGACCCAGGCGTCCGCGACGGTGGCGCCCGGTGCGCCGAAGCCGGCTGCGGCGACCACCAACGCGCCCAGACCGGTCCCCACCGACAGCGGTACCGGGATCTGGCGTTGCGACACCTGCACGACGGCCGCGTAGCCGAGCGTGACACAGCAGGCGAGGAAGCTGGCCGCGAGCACCGGTACGGTCGCCTCGCGCAGGCTCGCCGGAGTCGGCGTGGTGTCTACCGGCAGGGTGGCCGCCACGAAGGCGGCCACCGCTCCGGGCAGCGCGAAGGCGGCACCTCCGGCGGCCCAGGCGGAGACACTGTCCGCCGCCGCCGGGGCGAGCCGGATCCGGGGGGCGGCGGCGATCAGGGCACCGGCCACGACGAGGGTGATCAGCACGGCGGCGGTCAGCGCCGGCCGGGCGAGGGCCGCGCCCGCGCCGACCAGCCCGACCACGGCGGCGGCAATGGCGTGCGCCAGCGCAGCGCGGGGCGTCCGCGCGGAGAGGCCAGCGGCCCCGATGCCGATCGCCGCCAGCACCATCGGCCACGGCGCCAACGTCCAGGCCAGCCCGAAGGAGGCCGGTACGGCAAGCGCGGTGAGCGCCGCACCGGTCACGGCGAACTCGCGGCGGATCTCCGGCGGCAGGGCCAGCACCGCGGCCACGGTCAGCAGGAAGGCGCTGACGGCGAGCTGCCAGGCGGCCGGTCCCACGGCGGCGGCCAGCTCGGCCGGGTACCGGTCGAGGTCCGCCGCCCAGGCCGGCAGCGCCGCCTGGACGGGGGCGATTCCGGCGCGCAGCGCGCTGCCGGCGACCACCACCCCGCTGACCGTGAGCGCCACCGCAGAGGCCAGCTGCGGTCCCCGGCGGGCCGACTCGGGTACCGCCCGGACCGCCAGACCGGTGACCGTGATGACCGCCGCGATCAGCAGCAGGGCCCGACCGGGCAGCGCCACCGCGGCGATCCGTCCCAGGGCGCCGATGACGGCCAGCGTGAACACGCCCGCCCCCAGGTCCGGTAGGGGTGGGCGACGGAGCACCAGCGTTCCGGCCAGGCAGACCGCGGCGGCGAGGAGGAGGACCAGGCCGGCGCCGGTCGCGCCCGGCACGGTGGTGGTCCGCAGCAGGGCGGTCACCGCGTACGCCAGGGCTAGCGCGACCGCCACCCCGTGCAGCACCCAGGTCAGTACCCGCAGCCCGGGCACCGGTCGGCTCGGTGCGGTCGCGGTGCTGCCGACGCCGAGGTCAAGCAGTTCGCCGCCCTCCTCCGGCGCGGCTTCCGGCCTGCGGTCGGCCCGGCTCTCCTCGGCGGTCCGCGGTCGGGGCGCTGTCGACCGGCTGGCGTCGTCCATGCCGTCGGTGCGGGACTGCTCCACGGTGACCGGCGAGCGGGCCAGCCACAGGTCGAGCAGCGCTACCACGGTCAACACCAGCGCCCAGCCCGCCGGACCGGTGATCCGGTCGTACGCCAGCAGCGGCACCACCGGCTGGGCGGCCAGCACGGTGGCGAACCGGGGCGCGCGCAGCCTGGTCCACCCGGCGTAGCCGACGGCGACGGCAGCGGTGACCGCGAAGATCACTCCAGCGAAGACGGCACCGGAGGCACCGCCGTTGCCGATCCGGTCCACGGCCCACAACGCGTACCCGGCGAGCGGCACCAGGAGCAGGCCCACCGCGGCGATGGTCTCGGCCGTGGAGGTCAGCCCACGCCGGACCAGCACCGGCGGGGCGAGCAGCATCAGTACCGTCGCGAGCAGCAGGATGCCGAGTCGGGTCAACGCGTCCATCGAGCTGGTGGCGACCACGGCGAACACCACGGCGGCGACGCCGAGCAGCAGCGCGCCGAGGCCGAGCGGGATGTTCTGGACCTCCCGTGAGGAGGCTTCCGGTGGGTGCTCCGGGTCGTCGGCGTCCAACCACACAGGTTCGGTCGGTGGCGGTGGCTCCTGGGCGCCGGCGCCCTGCCGGGGGACCCGGGGCGGCGGAGTCGCACCGTCGCGGGGCGGTGAGGCGCCCTCGGACGTG
Proteins encoded in this region:
- a CDS encoding permease, with product MANFQCPSCGRKIKPAVRCPHCGAHQPQWADHLTEIERSIAELKAREAAIAREQRQLAAKMQAALFQRDILSHAGSQGDERVRQSARPRRVLRRRPPRRPTSEGASPPRDGATPPPRVPRQGAGAQEPPPPTEPVWLDADDPEHPPEASSREVQNIPLGLGALLLGVAAVVFAVVATSSMDALTRLGILLLATVLMLLAPPVLVRRGLTSTAETIAAVGLLLVPLAGYALWAVDRIGNGGASGAVFAGVIFAVTAAVAVGYAGWTRLRAPRFATVLAAQPVVPLLAYDRITGPAGWALVLTVVALLDLWLARSPVTVEQSRTDGMDDASRSTAPRPRTAEESRADRRPEAAPEEGGELLDLGVGSTATAPSRPVPGLRVLTWVLHGVAVALALAYAVTALLRTTTVPGATGAGLVLLLAAAVCLAGTLVLRRPPLPDLGAGVFTLAVIGALGRIAAVALPGRALLLIAAVITVTGLAVRAVPESARRGPQLASAVALTVSGVVVAGSALRAGIAPVQAALPAWAADLDRYPAELAAAVGPAAWQLAVSAFLLTVAAVLALPPEIRREFAVTGAALTALAVPASFGLAWTLAPWPMVLAAIGIGAAGLSARTPRAALAHAIAAAVVGLVGAGAALARPALTAAVLITLVVAGALIAAAPRIRLAPAAADSVSAWAAGGAAFALPGAVAAFVAATLPVDTTPTPASLREATVPVLAASFLACCVTLGYAAVVQVSQRQIPVPLSVGTGLGALVVAAAGFGAPGATVADAWVGALLLVSAVLLYLAPSIDTGRRSDLTLDGSDLAAAAVTATLVATLLRIGAVLAPSGQLAVAAALVLVVAVAARAMPEEWRRGPVLGLAVGGVLIGLLAGWMALRGGLGVLATPGPIWNGDLSGWPAAPTGGTTWQGPIALVLLAVAAGILLPPPWRWDVAGVAVVLATIGAPAAFELPWWSPVLIGGMVATIFGMAAVATIEPRAALSRITVAGVVALHAAGAGLVRPWTTALALGSIVLIGAVVAALAREMAEPLVDDIEAEGMPPHLAQIGGAGVCAALLALPGATAALAVEFGHTPQVVLTAGLAASSLGLAAVAAARRQVPQYLPWASAGVVGGASVTALAAVPIALPVGVYAAAAALLGVLAELVRGATEPPVGAAQPVRRWTVLLDGALRRLPDDNRRRWRVSPAAGALAAAALPTVLALVSIAPALIAALVDPHRTVGRIWQGPPAALLAPPPAAVNPTHVLTALLLTATAALAATGFSGGRRSRAVPVVLPGAAVTLLIAPIALGGGWPASTLSALAVFTISMLGLALTPPPALVERARSLRLARVLVFLIGLAAGGAGLAGSLATRELTLFTLGGAVGVGLVAALYGLTSRARLLGWLFASLMAQLFVLTAGLVAGLAPVWSAFGVLAVGAALQVFSATLPRLRRPEARREAATVEWSGHAAALIALALAFDSPRHIAALLAAWGAVLGLAATRPGRRPTERRVLFWAVVLCEITAWWILMRVADVALPEAYTLPFAALALLVGVLELRQRTDLSSWVAYGPALLAAFVPTLAIVLATDSSTMRQVLLLLGAVAVLVFGSMTQQQAPVIVGAVVTAIAAVHALFSLGPWLALIPVGFLLLILGASNERRRRAQERLQTALRGMR